A stretch of the Candidatus Methylomirabilota bacterium genome encodes the following:
- a CDS encoding cupin domain-containing protein, producing the protein MADASCFHNLKVGGIPRQLAEGLSARVFPGEHLMLSVVEISPGSVSPVHSHPNEQWGVCLEGEWIRIQDGVEHHVKAGDFWQTPPHVPHGGRATDKRAVVLDIFSPPREEYKQAGSGYK; encoded by the coding sequence ATGGCCGATGCGTCGTGCTTTCACAACCTGAAGGTCGGTGGGATTCCGCGCCAGCTCGCCGAGGGGCTCAGCGCTCGCGTGTTCCCGGGCGAGCATCTGATGCTCTCGGTGGTCGAGATCTCGCCGGGCTCGGTGTCGCCGGTGCATTCGCATCCCAACGAGCAGTGGGGCGTGTGTCTCGAGGGCGAGTGGATCCGCATCCAGGACGGCGTCGAGCATCACGTGAAGGCGGGCGACTTCTGGCAGACCCCGCCGCACGTCCCGCACGGCGGGCGCGCCACCGACAAGCGCGCGGTCGTGCTCGACATCTTCTCGCCGCCCCGCGAGGAGTACAAGCAGGCGGGCTCGGGCTACAAATAA